A genomic segment from Malus domestica chromosome 05, GDT2T_hap1 encodes:
- the LOC103436302 gene encoding pathogenesis-related protein 1-like precursor, whose amino-acid sequence MGLCNISLALLFILGSVLIQSSHAQDTPQDYLKSHNDARAAVGVGPLTWDDKVAGYAQNYANQHVGDCNLVHSGGPYGENLAMSTGDMSGTAAVDMWVAEKADYSYESNSCADGKVCGHYTQVVWRNSARVGCAKVRCSSGGTFIGCNYDPPGNYVGQKPY is encoded by the coding sequence ATGGGGTTGTGCAATATTTCCCTAGCTCTCCTTTTCATTTTAGGCTCAGTCCTTATCCAATCCTCTCATGCCCAAGACACACCCCAAGACTACCTCAAGTCCCACAACGACGCTCGAGCAGCAGTAGGCGTTGGTCCCTTGACGTGGGATGACAAAGTAGCAGGCTATGCACAAAACTACGCCAACCAACATGTTGGTGACTGCAATCTCGTGCACTCCGGTGGGCCATACGGCGAAAACCTTGCCATGAGCACTGGTGACATGTCGGGAACAGCGGCTGTGGACATGTGGGTGGCGGAGAAAGCCGACTACAGTTATGAGTCGAACTCTTGTGCTGATGGAAAGGTGTGTGGGCATTATACACAGGTGGTTTGGCGTAACTCGGCTCGTGTAGGGTGCGCAAAAGTTAGGTGCAGTAGTGGGGGTACCTTCATTGGATGCAACTATGATCCCCCAGGCAACTATGTTGGGCAGAAGCCATACTAG